The proteins below come from a single Chrysoperla carnea chromosome 1, inChrCarn1.1, whole genome shotgun sequence genomic window:
- the LOC123290643 gene encoding pupal cuticle protein 20-like, whose translation MKVFLFVTFVAVCSAARLENNYLPPSGASQSGGASAGIVAPVYGAPSAGSRGGSFAGNFGSRGAGSAFGAASGNAFGGASASYAPRPRNPNNDIPILSYSNDNNGEGSYRYSYETGNGIRAEEQGALKNAGSQAEGIAVQGSYSYTDEQGNLIQVTYTADENGFQPQGAHLPTPPPIPEAILKSIQLNAAAASSRGGSYDDGSYNEGAYSQGSSSQRSSSQGAYSQGSSSQGAYRQGSYSTGSAGFRPSRPSFNPQTGYNY comes from the exons atgaaagtg tttttattCGTCACATTCGTCGCTGTGTGCTCAGCTGCAcgattagaaaataattatttaccacCAAGTGGTGCTAGTCAATCAGGTGGTGCTTCCGCTGGTATTGTAGCACCTGTATATGGTGCACCAAGTGCTGGTAGCCGAGGAGGTAGTTTCGCTGGAAACTTTGGCAGTCGTGGTGCTGGTAGCGCTTTTGGCGCTGCATCTGGTAATGCTTTTGGTGGTGCATCAGCTTCATATGCTCCAAGACCAAGAAATCCAAATAATGATATTCCAATCCTTTCCTACTCAAACGACAACAATGGTGAGGGAAGCTACAGATACAGTTATGAAACTGGTAATGGAATCCGTGCTGAAGAACAAGGTGCATTGAAAAATGCTGGCTCACAAGCTGAAGGTATTGCTGTACAAGGTTCATACTCATATACAGACGAACAAGGAAACTTAATCCAAGTAACATACACCGCTGACGAAAACGGTTTCCAACCACAAGGTGCTCATTTACCAACTCCACCACCAATTCCAGAAGCTATCTTAAa ATCAATCCAATTAAACGCTGCTGCAGCTAGTAGCCGTGGAGGTTCTTATGACGATGGTTCATACAATGAAGGAGCTTACTCCCAAGGATCATCTTCTCAAAGATCATCTTCCCAAGGAGCATACTCCCAAGGATCGTCTTCCCAAGGAGCATACCGTCAAGGTTCATATAGCACAGGTTCAGCTGGATTCCGTCCTTCAAGACCATCATTCAATCCACAAACAGGATACAACTATTAA